The following are from one region of the Thermococcus cleftensis genome:
- a CDS encoding adenylate kinase, producing the protein MPFVVMITGIPGVGKSTITRLALKKARAKFRLVNFGDIMFEEAVKAGLVKHRDEMRKLNPNVQKDLQMKAARRIVEMAQSEPILIDTHATIRTPVGYLLGFPREVIEVINPNFIVIIEATPSEILGRRLRDLKRDRDVETEEQIQRHQDLNRAAAVSYAMHSNALIKIIENHEDKGLEEAVHELVEVLDLAVGEYD; encoded by the coding sequence ATGCCGTTTGTGGTCATGATAACAGGAATTCCAGGGGTGGGAAAGAGCACCATAACCCGGCTGGCACTCAAGAAGGCCCGGGCCAAGTTCCGGCTCGTGAACTTCGGCGACATAATGTTCGAGGAGGCCGTTAAGGCAGGTTTGGTCAAGCACCGGGACGAGATGCGGAAGCTCAACCCCAACGTTCAGAAGGACCTTCAGATGAAGGCCGCGAGGAGGATAGTGGAGATGGCCCAGAGTGAGCCCATTCTGATAGACACCCACGCGACCATAAGGACACCCGTTGGCTACCTTCTCGGCTTCCCCAGGGAGGTTATCGAGGTTATAAACCCAAACTTCATCGTGATCATCGAGGCCACCCCGAGCGAGATCCTCGGAAGGCGCCTCCGCGACCTGAAGCGCGACCGCGATGTAGAGACCGAAGAGCAGATACAGAGGCACCAGGATCTGAACCGTGCCGCTGCCGTGAGTTACGCCATGCACTCGAACGCGCTTATTAAGATAATTGAAAACCATGAGGATAAGGGCCTTGAGGAGGCCGTCCACGAGCTTGTTGAAGTACTTGATCTGGCGGTGGGAGAGTATGATTGA
- a CDS encoding 50S ribosomal protein L30, producing the protein MAKLALIRLRSGIRARGEVRDTLAMLRLHRINHLVLVDDTPSYRGMVQKVKDYITWGEIDKETLAKLIRKRGRLIGNKPVTDEYVKEKLGMTIEEFAEKVVSGEMKLTDLPNIKPVFRLHPPRGGLKGSKKRSFREGGALGYRGEKINELIERML; encoded by the coding sequence ATGGCAAAGCTCGCACTCATCAGGCTTAGGAGCGGGATAAGGGCGAGGGGTGAAGTTAGGGACACCCTCGCCATGCTCCGCCTTCACAGGATCAACCACCTCGTCCTCGTCGACGACACCCCTAGCTACAGGGGTATGGTTCAGAAGGTCAAGGACTACATCACCTGGGGCGAGATTGACAAGGAAACCCTCGCCAAGCTCATCAGAAAGAGGGGCAGGCTCATCGGTAACAAACCGGTTACCGACGAGTACGTCAAGGAGAAGCTTGGAATGACCATCGAGGAGTTCGCCGAGAAGGTCGTCAGCGGTGAGATGAAGCTCACAGACCTGCCGAACATCAAGCCGGTCTTCAGGCTCCACCCGCCGAGGGGAGGGCTGAAGGGCAGCAAGAAGCGCAGCTTTAGGGAAGGCGGAGCACTCGGCTACCGCGGCGAGAAGATAAACGAGCTCATTGAGAGAATGCTCTGA
- a CDS encoding 50S ribosomal protein L19e: protein MLKMQRRIAADLLKCGENRVWIDPERIDDVAAAITREDVRRLINDGVIRKKPVKGQSRARARAFQEARKKGRHRGPGSKKGKKTARMGKKERWIMTIRALRKELRKLKAEGKIDEHTYRRLYIRAKGGQFKNKRQLYLFMQEHGILKE, encoded by the coding sequence ATGCTCAAGATGCAGAGAAGGATTGCCGCTGATTTGTTGAAGTGCGGTGAGAACAGGGTCTGGATCGACCCCGAGAGGATTGACGACGTTGCGGCTGCCATCACCAGGGAGGACGTGAGAAGGCTTATTAACGACGGTGTCATCAGGAAGAAGCCCGTCAAGGGCCAGAGCAGGGCAAGGGCGAGGGCTTTCCAGGAGGCCAGGAAGAAGGGCCGTCACAGGGGGCCTGGAAGCAAGAAGGGTAAGAAGACCGCCAGAATGGGCAAGAAGGAGCGCTGGATAATGACCATTCGCGCCCTCAGGAAGGAGCTCAGGAAGCTCAAGGCCGAGGGCAAGATCGACGAGCACACCTACAGGAGGCTCTACATCAGGGCCAAGGGCGGCCAGTTCAAGAACAAGAGGCAGCTCTACCTGTTCATGCAGGAGCACGGTATCTTGAAGGAGTGA
- a CDS encoding DUF106 domain-containing protein produces MIEGIYAFLDSVFGPMIQSYHPIWVVTVSGIILGGFFTILNYVLVDQNKVKMLQKKSKEFQKKYKEAQAAKDEKRLKKLQQEQMELMKLQSEVMKDTMFKVTLLTLPIFWIFFGWLRRWYVEVGIVKSPFDFFLFDWFHGLYHSALPASELGYVGWYVLTSMITGYVLRKLLDMG; encoded by the coding sequence ATGATTGAGGGGATATACGCTTTCCTTGATAGTGTATTCGGACCCATGATACAGTCCTACCACCCGATATGGGTAGTTACGGTATCGGGAATAATACTCGGTGGCTTCTTCACGATACTGAACTACGTTCTGGTCGACCAGAACAAGGTGAAGATGCTTCAAAAGAAGAGCAAGGAGTTCCAGAAGAAGTACAAGGAGGCCCAGGCTGCCAAGGACGAGAAGAGGCTCAAGAAGCTCCAGCAGGAGCAGATGGAGCTCATGAAGCTCCAGAGTGAGGTCATGAAGGACACGATGTTCAAGGTCACCCTCCTGACGCTGCCGATATTCTGGATATTCTTCGGCTGGCTCAGGAGATGGTACGTCGAGGTGGGCATAGTTAAGTCCCCCTTCGACTTCTTCCTCTTCGACTGGTTCCACGGCCTCTACCACTCCGCACTACCAGCGAGCGAGCTAGGCTACGTCGGCTGGTACGTTCTGACGTCGATGATAACCGGCTATGTCCTTAGGAAGCTCCTTGACATGGGTTAA
- a CDS encoding 50S ribosomal protein L32e — translation MNEKARLLKIRARIKRKKPRFLRQEWWRYPKFKNDPKWRRPKGIDSKMRLKKKGKPRSPSIGWSSPKAVRGLHPSGYEEVLVHNVKELEAIDPTRQAARIARTVGARKREAILARARELGVKVLNP, via the coding sequence ATGAACGAGAAGGCGAGACTCCTTAAGATAAGGGCCAGGATCAAGAGGAAGAAGCCCCGCTTCCTCCGCCAGGAGTGGTGGCGCTATCCGAAGTTCAAGAACGACCCGAAGTGGCGCAGGCCGAAGGGAATCGACAGCAAGATGAGGCTCAAGAAGAAGGGCAAGCCCCGCTCACCCAGCATAGGCTGGAGTTCACCGAAGGCCGTTCGCGGGCTCCACCCGAGCGGCTACGAGGAAGTTCTCGTCCACAACGTCAAGGAGCTTGAGGCCATCGACCCGACCAGGCAGGCCGCAAGGATCGCGAGAACCGTTGGCGCCAGGAAGAGGGAGGCAATACTCGCCAGGGCGAGGGAGCTTGGAGTGAAGGTACTCAACCCGTGA
- a CDS encoding 50S ribosomal protein L14e: MPAIEVGRLAVVIAGRRAGQKVVVVDIIDKNFVLVTGAGLNKVKRRRMNVKHLEPLPEKISIERGADDEAVKAALEQAGISLE; encoded by the coding sequence ATGCCAGCTATTGAGGTTGGAAGGCTCGCGGTTGTTATAGCCGGAAGGAGGGCAGGTCAGAAGGTCGTCGTCGTGGACATCATCGACAAGAACTTCGTCCTCGTTACAGGCGCCGGCCTCAACAAGGTCAAGCGCAGGAGGATGAACGTCAAGCACCTCGAGCCCCTTCCGGAGAAGATCAGCATCGAGCGCGGCGCCGACGACGAGGCCGTCAAGGCCGCCCTCGAGCAGGCTGGAATCAGCCTCGAGTGA
- the secY gene encoding preprotein translocase subunit SecY yields MGFRNVVFAIERYFPEVERPKRHVPLKEKFMWTGIVLLLYFILAEIPLYGIPAQIQDYFATLRFVLAGRSGSLLTLGIGPIVTASIIMQLLVGSEIVHLDLSNHEDRRFYQAAQKLFAVFMSFFEAAIYVFAGAFGKVDMGLGAFQTVTTPAGQVYIGLGLGILIILQLGFASTILILLDELVSKWGIGSGISLFIAAGVSQTVITKAFNPFTTNEYIDPVTGGPAIIGAIPAFIQHLIHGDLTGALYRGTLPDMLDVAATVLVFLVVVYLESMRVEIPLSYGRVTVRGRYPIRFMYVSNIPIILTFALYANIQLWARLLNNYGYTFLGTFDQNGYPLTGFVTYLYPPRDIYHVIADPGRALVYALMTIFWSIIFGFLWVELTGLDAKSIARQLQSAGLQIPGFRRDPRILERVLNRYIPYVTFWGSFTLALVAVLADFLGALGTGTGILLTVGILYRFYEEIAREQATEMFPALRKFFAK; encoded by the coding sequence ATGGGGTTCAGAAACGTAGTGTTCGCGATTGAGAGGTACTTCCCCGAAGTCGAGCGGCCCAAGAGGCACGTGCCGCTCAAGGAGAAGTTCATGTGGACGGGCATTGTTCTACTGTTATACTTCATTCTCGCGGAGATTCCCCTCTACGGAATCCCCGCTCAGATTCAGGACTACTTCGCCACTCTGAGGTTCGTGCTCGCTGGGAGAAGTGGTTCGCTCCTGACCCTTGGTATCGGTCCAATCGTCACCGCCAGCATCATTATGCAGCTTCTCGTTGGTTCTGAAATCGTTCACCTCGATCTCTCGAATCACGAGGATAGGAGGTTTTACCAGGCCGCTCAGAAGCTGTTTGCAGTATTCATGAGCTTCTTTGAGGCGGCCATCTACGTGTTCGCTGGAGCCTTTGGTAAAGTGGACATGGGGCTTGGTGCCTTCCAAACCGTCACGACACCCGCCGGACAGGTTTACATTGGCCTGGGCCTGGGAATACTCATCATACTCCAGCTTGGATTTGCCTCGACAATACTTATCCTCCTTGATGAGCTGGTGAGCAAGTGGGGAATAGGGAGCGGTATAAGCCTCTTCATCGCAGCTGGTGTCTCCCAGACCGTCATCACCAAGGCATTCAATCCCTTCACCACCAACGAGTACATAGACCCGGTCACCGGTGGACCGGCGATAATAGGTGCCATTCCGGCCTTCATACAGCACCTTATCCACGGGGACCTCACTGGTGCGCTCTACAGGGGAACCCTCCCGGACATGCTGGACGTTGCAGCCACTGTATTGGTGTTCCTCGTGGTCGTTTACCTGGAGAGCATGCGCGTTGAGATCCCGCTTAGCTACGGCCGCGTTACCGTTCGTGGAAGGTACCCGATAAGGTTCATGTACGTCAGCAACATTCCGATTATCCTGACCTTTGCCCTCTACGCCAACATACAGCTCTGGGCCAGACTGCTCAACAACTACGGCTACACCTTCTTGGGAACCTTCGACCAGAACGGCTACCCCCTGACCGGATTCGTCACCTATCTCTACCCGCCCAGGGACATCTACCACGTCATAGCCGACCCGGGAAGGGCACTGGTCTACGCGCTGATGACAATATTCTGGTCAATAATCTTCGGTTTCCTGTGGGTCGAGCTCACCGGCTTGGACGCCAAGAGCATTGCCAGACAGCTCCAGAGCGCGGGCCTTCAGATACCGGGATTCAGAAGGGACCCGAGGATACTGGAGAGGGTGCTCAACAGGTACATCCCCTACGTTACCTTCTGGGGATCCTTCACACTAGCATTGGTAGCGGTGCTCGCGGACTTCCTCGGGGCGCTCGGTACCGGAACGGGAATCCTCCTTACGGTGGGCATACTCTACAGGTTCTACGAGGAGATAGCCAGGGAGCAGGCCACCGAGATGTTCCCGGCACTGAGGAAGTTCTTTGCCAAGTGA
- a CDS encoding RNA-guided pseudouridylation complex pseudouridine synthase subunit Cbf5, whose protein sequence is MARDEVRRILPADIKREVLVKDDKAETNPKWGFPPEKRPMEMHMQFGIINLDKPPGPTSHEVVAWIKRLFNLNKAGHGGTLDPKVSGVLPVALERATRVVQALLPAGKEYVALMHLHGEVPEDKIYAVMKEFEGEIIQRPPLRSAVKRRLRTRKVYYIEILEIDGKDVLFRVGVEAGTYIRSLIHHIGLALGVGAHMAELRRTRSGPFKEDETLVTLHDLVDYYHFWKEDGIEEYFRKAIQPMEKAVEHLPKVWIRDSAVAAVTHGADLAVPGIVKVHKGIKKGDLVAVMTLKDELVALGKATMTSGEMLQRSKGIAVDVDKVFMPRDWYPKMW, encoded by the coding sequence ATGGCGAGGGACGAAGTGAGGAGAATACTCCCTGCTGACATAAAGCGAGAAGTCCTTGTCAAGGACGATAAGGCCGAGACAAATCCAAAGTGGGGCTTTCCGCCGGAGAAGAGGCCCATGGAGATGCACATGCAGTTTGGCATAATCAACCTCGACAAGCCCCCTGGACCGACGAGCCACGAGGTGGTCGCGTGGATCAAGAGGCTGTTCAACCTGAACAAGGCCGGCCACGGCGGAACCCTTGACCCCAAGGTCAGCGGTGTTCTTCCAGTCGCTCTGGAGAGGGCCACGAGGGTGGTTCAGGCACTTTTGCCGGCCGGGAAAGAGTACGTGGCTCTAATGCACCTCCACGGTGAGGTCCCGGAGGACAAAATATACGCCGTCATGAAGGAGTTCGAGGGAGAGATAATCCAGAGGCCGCCCCTGAGGAGCGCAGTCAAGAGAAGGCTCAGGACGAGGAAGGTGTACTACATTGAGATACTCGAGATAGACGGCAAGGACGTGCTCTTCCGGGTTGGAGTTGAGGCGGGAACCTACATAAGGTCGCTTATCCACCACATCGGCCTGGCCCTTGGAGTCGGTGCCCACATGGCCGAGCTGAGGAGGACGAGGAGCGGTCCCTTCAAGGAGGACGAGACGCTGGTGACGCTTCACGACCTCGTGGACTACTACCACTTCTGGAAGGAGGACGGCATCGAGGAGTACTTCAGGAAGGCGATACAGCCTATGGAAAAAGCGGTGGAGCACCTCCCAAAGGTCTGGATTAGAGATTCTGCCGTTGCGGCGGTAACCCACGGTGCTGATTTAGCCGTTCCGGGGATAGTCAAGGTTCACAAGGGCATCAAGAAGGGAGACCTCGTCGCGGTCATGACCCTTAAAGACGAACTCGTGGCTTTGGGCAAGGCCACCATGACGAGCGGCGAGATGCTCCAGAGGAGCAAGGGCATAGCCGTCGATGTAGACAAGGTCTTCATGCCGAGGGACTGGTATCCGAAGATGTGGTAG
- a CDS encoding 30S ribosomal protein S4: protein MGDPKRQRKKYETPSHPWIKERLDRERVLMKKYALKNKKELWRHETQLKEFRRRARRLLAARGKQAEIERQQLLQRLNRLGLLPADAVLDDVLSLTVEDVLDRRLQTIVYKKGLARTISQARQLIVHGHIEVNGQIIRSPGYLVLREEEDTITYSKTSPFAKESHPERMVIEQAKQGGEA, encoded by the coding sequence ATGGGAGACCCGAAGAGGCAGAGGAAGAAGTACGAGACTCCCTCTCACCCCTGGATTAAGGAGAGGCTCGACCGCGAGAGAGTCCTCATGAAGAAGTACGCCCTCAAGAACAAGAAGGAGCTTTGGAGGCATGAGACCCAGCTCAAGGAGTTCAGGCGTAGGGCGAGGCGTCTCCTCGCCGCTCGCGGCAAGCAGGCTGAGATTGAGAGGCAGCAGCTCCTTCAGAGGCTCAACAGGCTCGGACTCCTTCCGGCCGACGCGGTCCTCGATGACGTTCTCTCCCTTACCGTTGAGGACGTCCTTGACAGGCGCCTCCAGACCATCGTCTACAAGAAGGGCCTCGCCAGGACCATCAGCCAGGCCAGGCAGCTCATAGTCCACGGCCACATAGAGGTGAACGGCCAGATAATCCGCTCGCCGGGCTACCTCGTCCTTCGCGAGGAGGAGGACACCATCACCTACTCGAAGACCTCTCCTTTCGCCAAGGAGAGCCACCCCGAGAGAATGGTTATCGAACAGGCCAAGCAGGGTGGTGAGGCATGA
- the rpsE gene encoding 30S ribosomal protein S5 yields the protein MSDPREIAQRVLEEWEPRTKLGMLVKEGQITDIHEIFRKGYQIKEPEIVDVLLPEVNLRENQEVLDIALTVRMTDSGRRIRFRVLAAVGNRDGYVGLGIGHGKEVGIAIRKAINYAKMNIIEIKRGCGSWECRCRRPHSIPFAVEGKEGSVRVKLMPGPRGLGLVIGDVGKKILSLAGVQDVWSQTLGETRTTVNFAKAVFNALYNTNRVAIKPEDIERYGIIVGREMPTSFQVE from the coding sequence ATGAGCGACCCGAGAGAGATAGCCCAGCGCGTCCTTGAGGAGTGGGAGCCGAGGACCAAGCTCGGTATGCTCGTCAAGGAGGGCCAGATAACTGACATTCACGAGATATTCCGCAAGGGATACCAGATCAAGGAGCCGGAGATAGTTGATGTGCTCCTTCCCGAGGTGAACCTCAGGGAGAACCAGGAGGTTCTTGACATAGCCCTAACCGTCAGAATGACCGACAGCGGCAGGAGGATCCGCTTCCGCGTTCTCGCGGCAGTTGGCAACAGGGACGGCTACGTCGGCCTTGGCATCGGCCACGGGAAGGAGGTTGGAATAGCCATCAGGAAGGCCATCAACTACGCCAAGATGAACATCATCGAGATAAAGCGTGGCTGCGGTTCCTGGGAGTGCAGGTGCAGGAGACCACACTCGATTCCGTTCGCCGTCGAGGGCAAGGAAGGCAGCGTCCGCGTCAAGCTCATGCCGGGACCGCGTGGACTTGGTCTCGTTATAGGTGACGTCGGCAAGAAGATACTTAGCCTCGCCGGCGTCCAGGACGTCTGGTCCCAGACCCTCGGTGAGACGAGAACCACCGTTAACTTCGCCAAGGCAGTCTTCAACGCCCTCTACAACACCAACCGCGTTGCCATTAAGCCCGAGGACATCGAGCGCTACGGTATCATAGTTGGAAGGGAGATGCCAACAAGCTTCCAGGTTGAGTGA
- a CDS encoding uL15m family ribosomal protein translates to MIRRRKKVRKLRGSHTHGWGCKKKHRGGGSKGGKGMAGTGKRKNTKWTWTIKYAPDHLGKRGFHRPKAVQYTPKTINLSDIDENLQLFLDMGVAYEEEGKIVVDVTQLGIDKVLGTGKLTRPITIKAYYVTPKAEEKIKAAGGEVLLA, encoded by the coding sequence ATGATAAGGAGAAGGAAGAAGGTTAGGAAGCTCCGCGGAAGTCACACTCACGGGTGGGGCTGCAAGAAGAAGCACCGCGGCGGCGGTAGCAAGGGCGGTAAGGGAATGGCCGGAACCGGTAAGAGGAAGAACACCAAGTGGACCTGGACCATCAAGTACGCCCCGGACCACCTTGGCAAGAGGGGCTTCCACAGGCCAAAAGCAGTTCAGTACACCCCGAAGACCATAAACCTCAGCGACATCGATGAGAACCTCCAGCTCTTCCTCGACATGGGCGTCGCCTACGAGGAGGAGGGGAAGATAGTCGTCGATGTTACCCAGCTCGGCATCGACAAGGTTCTCGGAACCGGGAAGCTCACGAGGCCCATTACCATCAAGGCCTACTACGTCACCCCAAAGGCTGAGGAGAAGATCAAGGCCGCTGGCGGCGAGGTTCTCCTCGCCTGA
- a CDS encoding SDR family NAD(P)-dependent oxidoreductase, with translation MKTALVTGATGGIGRLLVEGLVEKGYLVVGVGRNRERLESLKGLGNFEYIVADLRDRNSPERIAGALRELGIGKLDLLINNAGFALRKPLLDHSGDELEGVFRVNAVAPVELTRELLPFLSEGSTVVFIISGVAFVNVPELPSYCAAKGALHYLVVNLEKELLDRGIHVMRVYPKQVRTGFWNGKVPKGSIEPEGVARAVLKGLEKGKREVFVPGYLKLVKYLPNWPVFTYRFKY, from the coding sequence ATGAAAACCGCTCTTGTGACGGGTGCAACCGGGGGCATAGGCAGGCTTCTGGTGGAAGGGCTTGTTGAAAAAGGCTATCTGGTCGTAGGAGTCGGCAGGAACAGGGAGCGGCTAGAGAGTCTCAAAGGCCTGGGGAACTTTGAGTACATTGTTGCGGATCTCCGCGACCGGAACTCTCCGGAGAGGATAGCCGGGGCCCTGCGTGAGCTGGGCATTGGCAAACTCGATCTGCTCATCAACAACGCCGGATTCGCCCTGAGAAAGCCCCTCCTTGATCACTCGGGAGATGAGCTGGAAGGCGTTTTTAGGGTCAATGCCGTGGCCCCGGTGGAGCTTACCCGAGAGCTTCTCCCCTTCCTCAGCGAAGGCTCCACGGTGGTGTTCATAATCAGCGGCGTCGCCTTCGTCAACGTCCCCGAGCTGCCCTCTTACTGTGCCGCTAAGGGTGCACTCCACTACCTGGTGGTGAACCTCGAAAAGGAGCTTCTGGATAGGGGAATCCATGTTATGAGGGTGTATCCCAAGCAGGTCAGGACCGGATTCTGGAACGGAAAGGTTCCGAAGGGCTCGATAGAGCCGGAAGGGGTTGCAAGAGCGGTATTGAAGGGGCTTGAAAAGGGCAAGCGGGAGGTTTTCGTGCCGGGCTACTTGAAACTCGTCAAATACCTCCCGAACTGGCCGGTCTTTACTTACCGGTTTAAATACTAA
- a CDS encoding 50S ribosomal protein L18, which produces MAHGPRYRVPFRRRREGKTNYHKRLALLKSGKPRLVVRKTLNHHIAQIVVYDPKGDKTIVSAHTRELMRDFGWKGHGGNTPSAYLLGLLIGYKAKKAGVEEAILDIGLHPPTRGSSIFAVLKGAVDAGLNVPHSEEIYPEDYRINGEHIASYAKALKEEDEARYRKQFSGYLVKGLEPEKLPEHFEEVKAKIIEKFEGARE; this is translated from the coding sequence ATGGCACACGGACCGAGGTATAGGGTTCCGTTCAGGAGGAGGAGAGAGGGTAAGACTAACTATCACAAGAGGCTAGCCCTCCTCAAGTCTGGAAAGCCTAGGCTTGTGGTGAGGAAGACCCTCAACCACCACATTGCCCAGATAGTGGTTTACGACCCAAAGGGTGACAAGACGATAGTTTCGGCTCACACCAGAGAGCTCATGAGGGACTTCGGCTGGAAAGGCCACGGAGGAAACACTCCATCTGCTTACCTGCTCGGTCTCCTCATCGGCTACAAGGCCAAGAAGGCCGGCGTTGAGGAGGCCATACTGGACATAGGCCTCCACCCGCCGACCAGGGGTTCCAGCATATTCGCCGTCCTCAAGGGTGCCGTTGATGCTGGCCTCAACGTCCCGCACAGCGAGGAGATCTACCCGGAGGACTACAGGATAAACGGTGAGCACATAGCCAGCTACGCCAAGGCCCTCAAGGAGGAGGACGAGGCGCGCTATAGGAAGCAGTTCTCCGGTTACCTCGTCAAGGGCCTTGAGCCCGAGAAGCTCCCCGAGCACTTTGAGGAGGTTAAGGCTAAGATAATCGAGAAGTTTGAGGGGGCGAGAGAATGA
- the cmk gene encoding (d)CMP kinase, translating to MPKGCLVITVSGLAGSGTTTLCRNLARHYGFKHIYAGLIFRQMAKEMGMSLEEFQQYAELHPEIDREVDRRQVEAAKECNVVIEGRLAGWMVKEADLKIWLDAPIMERARRVARREGISVEEAFVQIAEREKGNRKRYLNLYGIDIDDKSIYDLIINTAHWDPDGVFAIVKAAIDHLYPDGDAGSGANPGNKKKEVG from the coding sequence ATGCCGAAGGGCTGCCTCGTCATAACTGTCAGCGGCTTGGCCGGTTCCGGGACGACCACTCTCTGCAGGAACCTGGCCAGGCACTATGGATTCAAGCACATCTACGCGGGCCTAATCTTCCGCCAAATGGCCAAGGAGATGGGTATGTCCCTGGAGGAGTTCCAGCAGTACGCCGAGCTTCACCCCGAGATCGACCGAGAGGTGGACAGAAGGCAGGTCGAGGCAGCCAAGGAGTGCAACGTCGTTATTGAGGGCCGCCTCGCGGGCTGGATGGTGAAGGAAGCGGACCTCAAGATATGGCTCGACGCTCCGATAATGGAGCGCGCCAGACGCGTCGCGAGGAGGGAAGGTATCTCCGTTGAGGAGGCCTTTGTCCAGATTGCCGAGCGCGAGAAGGGCAACAGGAAAAGGTATTTAAACCTCTACGGGATTGACATCGACGACAAGTCGATTTACGACTTGATAATCAACACCGCCCACTGGGATCCCGATGGGGTCTTCGCTATAGTGAAGGCCGCCATCGACCACCTATACCCCGACGGTGACGCGGGGTCGGGTGCAAACCCGGGCAACAAAAAGAAGGAGGTGGGATGA
- a CDS encoding 50S ribosomal protein L34e, translating to MKPMYRSRSWRRKYVRTPGGRTVIHFERRKPKVAHCAMCGRPLNGVPRGRPSELRKLPKTAKRPERPYPNLCPSCMRKVMKAQVRAGIAL from the coding sequence ATGAAGCCGATGTACAGGTCAAGGTCATGGAGGAGGAAGTACGTCAGGACTCCGGGCGGAAGGACGGTTATCCACTTCGAGCGCAGGAAGCCCAAGGTTGCCCACTGCGCTATGTGCGGAAGGCCCCTCAACGGCGTTCCGCGCGGAAGGCCGAGTGAGCTCAGGAAGCTCCCGAAGACTGCGAAGAGGCCCGAGAGGCCCTACCCGAACCTCTGCCCGAGCTGCATGAGGAAGGTCATGAAGGCTCAGGTCAGGGCTGGCATAGCCCTTTGA
- a CDS encoding class I SAM-dependent methyltransferase, whose product MSHYYSEEPNVPLKTKTIEVCLRGHCFRFITASGVFSFGKLDRGTELLIESMVLDDGWRVLDLGCGYGAIGIVASRFVDYVVMTDVNRRAVKMARKNLKINGVRNAEVRWGNLYEPVEGEKFDAIITNPPVHAGKEVLREIVINAPRHLNDGGLLQLVIKTKQGAKYIKALMNDHFTEVRELAKGSGYRVYAGIA is encoded by the coding sequence ATGAGCCACTACTACTCAGAAGAACCGAACGTCCCGCTGAAGACGAAGACCATAGAGGTCTGTCTTAGAGGGCACTGCTTCCGGTTCATCACAGCGAGCGGTGTCTTCTCCTTCGGCAAGCTCGACAGGGGAACGGAGTTGCTCATAGAGAGTATGGTACTTGATGATGGCTGGCGCGTCTTGGATTTGGGTTGCGGCTACGGGGCGATTGGGATAGTGGCTTCTCGCTTCGTGGACTACGTGGTGATGACCGACGTGAACAGAAGGGCCGTAAAAATGGCGAGGAAAAACTTAAAAATCAACGGCGTTAGAAACGCCGAGGTTAGGTGGGGAAACCTCTACGAGCCTGTTGAAGGCGAGAAGTTCGACGCAATCATCACTAATCCCCCGGTGCACGCGGGAAAGGAAGTGCTGAGGGAAATAGTTATAAACGCTCCCCGGCATCTCAACGATGGAGGCCTCCTGCAACTGGTAATCAAGACCAAGCAGGGGGCAAAGTATATTAAGGCTCTGATGAATGACCACTTCACCGAAGTGAGAGAGCTGGCTAAGGGGAGCGGCTACCGCGTGTATGCCGGGATCGCCTAG
- a CDS encoding 30S ribosomal protein S13 gives MTDNFRHIVRVAGVDLDGNKQLRWALTGIKGIGINFATMVLRVAGIDPYMKTGYLTDEQVKKIEKILEDPIAHGIPAWAVNRPKDYETGKDMHLITAKLVMAWREDVNRLRRIRAYRGIRHELGLPLRGQRTRSNFRHGSTLGVSRRKK, from the coding sequence ATGACGGACAACTTCAGACACATCGTCCGTGTAGCGGGAGTTGATCTGGACGGAAATAAGCAGCTTAGATGGGCCCTTACGGGCATCAAGGGTATAGGCATAAACTTCGCGACCATGGTGCTCAGGGTTGCAGGGATCGACCCGTACATGAAGACTGGCTATCTGACCGACGAGCAGGTCAAGAAGATTGAGAAGATACTCGAGGACCCGATCGCCCACGGCATTCCTGCCTGGGCAGTGAACAGGCCGAAGGACTACGAGACTGGCAAGGACATGCACCTCATCACCGCCAAGCTCGTCATGGCCTGGCGCGAGGACGTCAACAGGCTCAGGAGAATACGCGCTTACCGCGGCATAAGGCACGAGCTCGGCCTGCCGCTCCGCGGACAGAGGACCAGGTCGAACTTCAGGCACGGTAGCACCCTCGGTGTGAGCAGGAGGAAGAAGTGA